Below is a genomic region from Flammeovirgaceae bacterium SG7u.111.
AAGGTTATTCGATATGAATGTGGATTATTACCAAATAGGGGTGACACATATGGTGGTACCTGATGGAATGTTTAGGCCTTTTGGTTCTATTTCCTTAGGCTGGTCTACTTTTAACCCCAAAGAAAGTGGTGTAAGTAGCGAATCGAGGTTTTCGATGGTTCTTGGTGGTGGCGCAAAAGTATTTTTCACAGACCATATTGGTATTAGGGTACAAGGGAGGTTACTGATGCCTATGTATTTTAGTGGTGGAGGATTATGGTGTGGTACTGGCGGGTGTAGTGCCGGCTTGGCTGCTAGTTCTGTAGTTCCTCAAGGAGATTTCACAGGCGGGTTAATCTTCGCCTTTTAGAGAAATAAAAAGAACAAAAAGGGGATTGCATTTTACATGCAATCCCCTTTTTTTATTGGCTTAACCCTCTTCAGGTTTATCTCACAATGCTACCGTTGCTTACAGCCTTGGTAGGGCTCACAAAGTTAAGAGAGCCGTCTTTGTCCTCAGCCATCAAGATCATTCCTTGTGATTCAATTCCTTTGATAGTACGAGGAGCAAGGTTTACTAAAATAGATACTTGCATGCCCACGATTTCTTCAGGGTTGAAGTATTCGGCTATGCCACTTACAACCGTCCGTTGGTCTATTCCCGTATCTATTTTTAGCTTCAAGAGCTTCTTGGTTTTAGCCACTTTTTCAGCATACATAATAGTACCTGTTCGGATGTCCATTTTTTGGAAATCGTCAAACGTCGCTGTTTCCTTTGCAGGTTCGGCAGGTTGGTTAGCTAGCTTCGAATTTTCTAATTTCTGAACTTGCTCTTCTACCTGAGTATCTTCTATTTTTTTGAAAAGTAACTCGGCATCGCTAAGCTTGTCGTAAGCATACAGCAATTCGGTATCCCCAGCCTTGGTCCAGTCAAGTCCTCTCAAACCAAGCATGCGCTGCAATTTCTTAGCCGAATTAGGCAAGAAAGGCTCCATCACTATGGAAAGGTTAGCGCAGATTTGCAAGGAAACGTTCAGTACGGTTTTTACTATTTCAGGATCGTGCTTTATCAGTTTCCAAGGTTCGGTATCGGCTAGGTATTTGTTGCCTAAGCGAGCTAAGTTCATCATTTCAAACTGGGCTTCCTTAAAGCGGTATTGCTCTATCAGTGCTCCAATTTTAGCAGGAAATTCCTCAACCTTTTGAAGTACTTCGATATCAAATTTGGCTAACTCACCCCTAACAGGTACATCGCCGTTGAAATATTTATGCGTTAGCACTACCGAGCGGTTTACGAAGTTTCCTAACACAGCTACGAGTTCATTGTTTACCCTAGCTTGGTAATCTTTCCAAGTAAATTCGCTGTCTTTATTTTCAGGAGCTATTGAATTAAGTACATACCTCAACTCATCTTTTTTATCAGGGAAATCTTGTAAATATTCGTGCAACCACACTGCCCAGTTTCTTGAAGTAGAAAGTTTGTTCCCTTCTAAGTTTAAAAACTCATTGGCAGGTACATTGTCGGGGAGCACGTAGCCTCCGTAGGTTTTGAGGATGATAGGGAAAATGATGCAGTGGAAAACGATGTTATCTTTCCCTATGAAATGCACCAACTTTGTATCATCACTTTTCCAATAATCTTCCCAGTTTTTTCCTTCCTTTGAAGCCCATTCTTTGGTAGCAGAAATGTAGCCGATAGGTGCATCAAGCCATACATAAAGTACTTTTCCCTCTGCATCTTTTAACGGAACTTTCACGCCCCAGTCCAAATCGCGGGTCATGGCACGAGGCTGAAGCCCGCCATCTACCCAAGATTTACACTGACCTAGCACATGGTTTTTCCATTCTTTGGGGTCGTGGTGAGGTTTGCCGTCTAGCGTACCTTTTTCTATCCATTCTTTCACCCATCCCTCGTGTTGGTTCATGGGCAAGTACCAGTGCTTAGTTTTTTTCAGCATAGGAGTAGAGCCCGAAATGGTAGATTTTGGGTTGATAAGCTCAGTCGGACTCAAGGTAGAGCCGCAATTTTCGCACTGATCGCCGTACGCATTTTCGTTTCCACACTTAGGGCAGGTGCCTACTATGTATCTATCCGCCAAAAATTGGTCGGCTTCTTTATCGTAATATTGTTCCGATTCTTCTACAGTAAACTCGCCCTTATTGTTGATAACTGTAAAAAAGTCTTGGGCAGTTTTGTGGTGAATAGGGGCAGAAGTACGGTGGTAGATATTGAAGTCAATCCCAAATTCTTCGAAAGTTTTTTTGTTGATTTTATGAAACTTATCGATGATAGTTTTCGGGCTAACTCCTTCCTTTTTAGCCTTTAGCGTAATAGCCGCACCATGTTCATCGCTTCCGCAGATGAATGCCACGTCTTTTCCCTGCATCCTCAAATACCTCACATAGGTATCGGCAGGAAGGTAAGCTCCTGCTATATGTCCAATGTGCAAAGGACCGTTTGCGTAGGGTAATGCTGCTGTTACTGTATATCTCTTTATATCCTCCACTGCCATAGTTGGTGTCTTCTCAAAGCAAGTTTGTCAAAATACTGACAATCACATTGATAATTTAGAACTATTTTATTATTGCAAAAGTACAAAGTTTATCAAGCCTTCTAAGAAATAAGGGGAAAATTATTCGGTAGCCCAAATGGCCAATTCGTTGCCTGTAGGGTCTGTAAAGTGAAATCTCTTGCCTCCTGGAAAGCTGAAAATATCTTGGGTGATTTTTCCGCCAGCATCTTCTACTTCTTTTTTGGAGCGTTTGAGGTTTTCGGAATAAAAGATTATCAATGCACCGCCAAGTTTGGCAGTTTCTACTTTTGCGAAACCGCCTTCAGTTTTGCCATCGGCAAAAGAAGTATATTCGGATCCATAATCTGTGAATTTCCAGTTGAACAGGCTACCGTAAAATGTTTTAGAAGCAGCTATATCGGTCACAGGGATTTCTAAGTAGTCTATGAGGTGGTGTTTGCTCATGTTTTTTGGATTTATAGATTGAACCATTTTCTTTTATAGAAGAATAGGGTTATTTAATGGTTTTTTAGGAATCTGCTTTACAACTTCAAGTAATTGAAAAATTCAATATTGAGAGTGAAGAGGTTAGATGCTAGAAATCAGATGATAGAAAAAAGTAAATCCCAGAGTAGATTTCTCTAACTTCTCTTAAACCATACAGAATCTTTTACTTAGCTCAACTTCACACTAAATAATATTCAAGGTAGAAAAAAATGAAGACACTAACAGCAATCTTGCTTTTCTTTCCAGCAATCATATTTGCACAGTCAGCACCAATCCACAAGCAGCTGGAGCAAACGTTCGATCAGTTCAGGGAAACCAGCATAGATAAAAGGCGCTTAAAACATTATCTGGTAAAAAGTTTGTTGGAAAAAACTGCTAAGCAGGATGCTTTTTCACTCACCACTTTAGGAAAGTCCATAGAAGGTAGGGAGATTAACATGTTGAGCATTGGCTCAGGCTCAACCACAGTTTTACTCTGGTCGCAAATGCATGGGGACGAGCCTTCGGCTACCATGGCCCTTTTCGATATTTTTAAGTTTTTGCAAGATGATGAAGTATTAAAAAAGGAGAAAAAACATCTTTTCAAGAACTTGACCATCCATTTTATTCCGATGCTGAATCCCGATGGGGCGGAACTTTACCAAAGAAGAAATGCCTTGGGAATAGACATCAACCGAGATGCCCTGCGCCTCCAATCCCCCGAGGGGCGCATATTAAAAGCGGCTAGAGATAGTTTAAATGCGGATTTTGGCTTCAATTTGCATGACCAGAGCCGCTACTACACCGTAGGCGAAACGAGGATGCCTGCTACTATTTCCGTATTAGCACCCGCTTTTAACTTTGAAAAAGATATAAACGAGGTGCGAGGAAATGCGATGAAGGTGATAGTGGGGATGAACAATGTTTGGCAGAAATATATCCCTGGTCATGTGGGGCGGTATTCCGACGAGTTTGAACCAAGGGCTTTTGGTGATAATATTCAGAAATGGGGAACGAGTGCGATCTTGATAGAGTCTGGTGGGTATCCCGGCGATAGAGAAAAGCAGCTGATCAGGAAAATGAACTACATCGGAATTCTTTCAGCTCTTTTTGCCATTTCAGATGAATCGTTTGCTGAGGAAGCTTTGGATGGTTATGAGCAAATCCCGAACAATAGCCGCAACTTATTGGATTTAAAAATCAGCAATTTTACCTACGAGCTTTTGGGTGAAAAGTATGTGTTGGATGTTGGTATAAACTATACCGAAGTAGATAATGAGGCTCATAATGATTTTTATTTCCGAGGAGTAATTGCCGATTTGGGGGATTTATCAACTTCTTACGGTTACGATGAAGTAAATGCCGAGAATTTGGAATATAAAGCGGGAAAAGTGTTTGAAAAGACATTCGAAACTCTGGAAGAATTGGAAAAAGAAGATATAAAAAAGCTATTGCAAAAAGGATACACCTATGTTCGGGTGAAAAATATAGATCCTAGTACTGCATTCACACATCTTCCCATCCATGTAATAGGTAGTGAGACGGAGATAAAGTCTGCTTTGAAGCAATGGCAAAACCCAACTTTTTTGTTAATGGATGGGCAAAAAGTGAAGTTTGCCGTGATCAATGGGTTTATTTACGATTTTGACTGGGAGAAAAATAACATTAAAAATGCCTTAATCCTAAGGTAGAAAACTTTACAAAATAGAAATTGTCTAAAGTAAGTGGTTTCGTAGCCGAAAGATTTTACTTGAGACAATTTCATAATCACTAAACAAAATATGAAGATGGACACACCTATAAAAGTAGTGATAGTGGGCTGCGGAAATATGGGCGCTTCACATGCGAGAGCGTACCAGAAAATGGCAGAGTTTGACGTTGTGGGGCTGGTGAGCAGAAGCCCCAAAAGCAGAGCTGCACTTAGCGGAGAGTTGGGAAATCCCGCTGGGTTCAATAGCCTAGAAGAAGCATTGGAAGCAGCCAAACCAGATGCGGTTTCAATCAATACGTACCCCGATACCCATGCAGAGTATGTAAAGAAAAGCCTAAGAGCTGGAGCACATGTTTTTGTGGAAAAGCCTCTTGCCGTCACGGTAAAAGAAGCGGAAGAGATAGTGGCTTTGGCAAAGGAGTTAGATAAAAAAATAGTAGTCGGCTATATTTTGCGAGTGCACCCGGCTTGGGAAAAGTTTATTGAAATAGCTCAAGGTCTAGGTAAGCCATTGGTAATGCGGATGAACCTCAACCAGCAAAGCAGCGCCGATACTTGGTGCACGCACTTAAACCTTATGAAATCGATGTCCCCCATAGTGGACTGCGGTGTGCATTATGTAGACGTGATGTGTCTGATGACAGGCTCAAAGCCAGTAAGGGTAAGCGGAATAGGAGCTAGGCTTACCGAGGAAGTTGCCGATGATATGTATAATTACGGTCAGTTGCAGGTGACGTTTGAAGATGGTTCAGTAGGATGGTACGAAGCTGGCTGGGGACCAATGATTAGCGAAACTGCTTATTTTGTGAAAGATGTGATAGGGCCAAAAGGCTGTGTAAGCATAGTGGACAAGTCTGGGGAAAGAGAAGGCGGATCGGATGATGTAGATTCACATAGCAAAACCAATACGCTAAAAGTGCATTACTCGGAGCTGGGCGAAGACAGGAAGTTTGTGAAAAAAGATGAGTTTGTAGATACCACAGATGAACCCGACCACCAAGGTCTGTGCGACAGAGAGCAAGCGTATTTCTTAAAAGCGATCAAAGAAGATTTGGACCTGACCCAACATTTAGATGATGCGATCAATAGTTTGAGGATTGTGTTGGCAGCAGATGAGTCGTTCAAAACGGGGAAAACAGTAGAGTTGTAATCAGAGCATGAGAATTGAATAAATTGAGTTTGGATTTTGATAAGGGGTTAGTTTTTTTACTCCCTAATTCACACTCCAAACTCACGCTTTTCCTAATAATCTTCCAAGCTCATCCCTTCTTCTAGCAATATCTCTACTTCTTTTGGTAGGTATGACTTGGCTTGTCCCACTCTGTTGCCTTCCTCAAATTTTCTATCGAGAATATTATATTTAATATGGTTGAGCAAGACCTCTTCGTCAAGTGAGGCTTTTTCTTTCGTGTCAAGGTTGTACCAACGTATTTTTTTGAGACAATAGCGCCTCAGCACGGTTTGTCTTTTTACTTCTACAAATTCTCCTTGCTTACCTTCCATAAACTCCAAAATCCCTGAGCTTTTCTTTTGTTTGAATACTAGGGTAACGCCAAAGGAAACTCTAAAGTGAATATCTGTGGCATTGTCGGATAAGTAGACGAATTCTGTGCAATAATTTAAGTCGAGAAGGTTGGTGAGTTCGAACATAGCTAGAGATTTAACAGCACCAATTTACAAAGTGCTTGTGCAAAAATAGGATGTGGATAGTGCAGGTAGGGTTACAAGTGTGTTGGGGTTCTGTAAAAGAACAGTTTGAATATACGGCGAATTGTAGGGAAAGTTTTGAGAGGCTGATAAAAAACACCTTATGGAAAACCTCTTGCTCGTTATTTAGTTAAGTAGGTGAACATAAAAAACCATATATTTTGACTGTTTCTTTTTCCGCTATGCGTCGTTAAAAAATCATTCCGTAGCTGGGCTATGCAAGGATTTTTTGTCTTGCCTAACGAAAAAATAACCGCATCCAAATATACGTTTACTTATGTCCACCTACTTAAAAAGGCGATATCCTTTTTTTGACTCATATTAATATGCAAAACAAAAAGCTCTTTTGGAGAAATGAACTATTCAGGCTTGCAGGCTTTATCGTTTTTCTGGTTTGTATTAAAGTTCTCCCCCTCTTTTTTACTTCAAACAACGAAAGCCAATTTTTTGTAAAATATTACAAAGGCAGGTTGCCTATAAATTTTTCCGTTTTCATCACCATTCTTTACTTAATAAGGGTTGCTTTCCTTTATGGTAAATTTCAGCTCCAACAAAGAAGGGCCCGTAAACCGAGCTGATTTTAGGCTATTATGCCACCTATATAGCTTTCAGCTTGCCTTTGGTTGGTAGGCATATACGCTTGTTCATCGGGAAATATTCCCGTTCAAAGTAACAAGATTTTTTTCTATGCTTTTCGCCCCCATCTTAGTCTCATAAGAAACCAAATCCACTAAGATTATGAAAGGTATGAAATCAGTTATAGTTTTTTTCTTCGGATTGTTTTTATCGTTTGGAGCATTGGCAAATAGCGGAGAGGGAGACCCGGAGAAGGACTCGGGAAAAAGCACAAAGCAAAGCCTCGAGCTAGCCCAGGCTGAGGCTGAAAAAGAAGCTATGCAGGAAATTATCCGAATGGGCGTGCCTGATGATTTTAAAACGATAACTCCTAAAAGATCAACAGCCTCCACATACGATTTGCAAAATTTAGCTGATAAAGAAACCCTAAAGGCTGATTTCATTCCATCTACAGCACCAAGCTACGGCGTAGGGCTGACCATTCCGCTAAAAAAATAAAGATATATGTTAACCAGAGCCCAACACAGGAGCGGCATTTTACCAGAGATGTACAAGTTCCTGTTTGGGTCATCTATTGATTAACGCGTCAGTACATAAAAAAAACAAGGATTTGGTTTCATGATTAGTTTAGATTTAACACTATGGAAAATCTCAGGTATTTTACCTGGGATTTTTTTTGTTCAGGGCATTCAGGCTATCTTGTGACCAATGGAAGTTACAGATTTCGATGTAGGAATAATTGGGTACGGACCAGTAGGAATGACGGCTGCCTGCCTTTTGGCAAAACAGGGCCACAGCGTAGTAGTTATCGAAAAAAGAAAGGAACTTTTGCAGCTTCCTAGGGCTATTCATTTTGATGCAGAAACCTTGCGGATATGGCAAAAACTGGGCTTGCATACTGCTTTGCTTAAGAATACCATGCCCACCGAAGGCTTGAAAATAGAAGATAAACATGGGCGGCTTTTGCTTCAAGGCGTAAACAAAACTGACTGTGGGTTTCCTCCCAACCTCATGTTTTACCAGCCTGATTTGGAAAACCTGTTAGATGAAAAAGTAAAGTCATTTGCTGAAATTGAGCTTAGAAAAGGCTGTGGATATGTGTCCCATTGGCAAGGGGATGAATGGGTTCGGTTGTATGTAAAAAGTAACAATAAAGAAGAACAGCTAAAAGTCAAGTATCTCCTTGGTTGCGATGGGGCAAATAGCTCGGTCAGAAAAGAAGAAGGGTTTGGGCTAAAAAAGCTGCCTTACTCGGGGCACTCCCTCAAAATCGACCTGTTTCTTAAAGAGGAAGAGAAACAAAGAAAAGCTGATTTCCCAAAGGCGGTTGTAAAAACGGCGAATCCTGCTGGGCCTAAGGTGTTCATTCCTGGTTTTGGGCGGCACTTGCGCTGGGAGTTTATTATCTCAAAAAAAAGATTGAAGCAGAAAAGCGAAGGTTATTTTTTAGAAAATAAAACTGTTTTTGAAAAGCTTTCGCCTTTTATTGCCCCAACATTGATTGAGTTGAAACATGTGGCTATCTATCATTTTCGCTCTGCCGTAGCCAAAAAATGGTGGGAAAATAGGGTGATGATAGCTGGGGATGCTGCTCACCAAATGCCTCCGTTTATAGGGCAAGGCATGTGTTCGGGGATTAGGGATGTTGATAACTTAATTTGGAAAACCTCGTTTTTGCTCAAAAAACAAAGTTTTAAAGACTTGTTAACAAGTTATCAACATGAGAGATATCCACATGTGAATAAGTTGATTTGGCTTACCATCCTCACTGGGTTGCTGTTTTCAAGCCCACTAGCTTTTGTGCTTTTCTTGTTGAGTGAAATCCCTTTAGTTTCAGGCTTTCTTAAGAAATTACTATTCCCGGAAGAAAAACTAACTGCTGGATTGCTTGGCAAGCATAAATTGAGGGGAAGGTTGTTTCCACAGGTAAATGGCTCCGATGAGTTGCTAGGGGATGATTTTGCGCTCATCTCTTTGGGGAAAATAAGCGAAGATGAGAGAAGGGTTTTGAAAACTTCTTTTCCGCTAAAGTTTGTTGTGGCTCCTGAAGGGGAAATTGCTGCATGGATGCGGAGGTATGAGATTGAAGTAGTCATTGTCCGGCCAGATAGGTATATTTTTGATGCGGGAAATAGACAAGAATTGAGGCAATTGTTTAACAGGCTGACTTTGCTGGTTTAGAAACTGCTTTGGTTACATATTTGCGAGAAGTCATGGGAAAAACAAGAGTTACTTCTCATTTCAGGTTATTACTTTAATAAGTACGGGAGTTTATGTTACGAGGGAAACAATCTATAATTCAATTGATCTTTTTGTTTTGGGGTATTACCAGTGTTATGGCTTCGGGTATAAAAAGCGATTCCACGGAAAAGTATTTTCGTTCTCCTATGCTGCTCAAGCCCCAAGCGACTCCTGTTTATAATAACCTTTACCGCTCTCGCCATCAAGATTACGATTTTCGCTACATAGAATTAGGTGGTGGAATTGCGGTTTGGCAAACATCCCACGAGCCTAAGATGGAAAACCAAAATATGGCGCTTCATTTCTATGGGGAATACGGAGATTTGCAAAAGCCTTTGAGCTATGTGGTGGGTGCAAATGTCAAGTCGACCTATCTCCAAGAAAACTTTCAGCTTGCGCCAAACTATTATTTTGCCCACTTAAAATACTCACCAACTCGTATGTATTATGGCTGGCCGGTTTGGTTCAACCTTTACGGCATAGCCGGTCTTTCGGCTTGGAACGCAAAGCTCAATTATGTAGGCAGGGATTTTAATAATTATGATGCCGGACGTGAAAACAAATGGGGGGCGGGTTTTGTAACTGGAGTTGGAGCAACTTTTGAGTTTTTGAGCCTTACGCTTAGCGGGCAGTTTTCCTATTTTTATGGTAAAGGGCAGTATGAAGGAGGCGGTTTTGAACCGCAAGATGTGTACACCGGATCTGCCCAGTTTAATATCCTTTTGGGCTACCGGTTTTGGCTTGGCGAGTCGTTGTGGAAGTGCCCTACTTACAAATAGGCTGATTTTTTCACATACTTATTTCCCCATTCCTGTAATTTCTGAGCCGTTTCTGCTAAGTATACTTTGATCCCAACGGCTTTTTGGTTACTTTTTTCTTATTGACTCAAACTACTCTTTGCTCTACACATGATCATCCCCTTGGTTAGCTTCCGCTTTTGAATGTGTAAAAGCGTACCCTGCTTAACCTAATGACACACATTTCTTCTTTCAACTACTGCAAAGTTGAATAACTACCCGCTTGCTTCTGATCTAATGGCAAGCAACCTACTACTTATTTCCTAACATAAACCTAGTGTCAGTTATGAAGAATAACCTACTTCGGCACTTATTGAGCGTAGCTTTGCTATGCCTGATAAGTTCTACGCTATTTGCCCAGCTTTTTATTAAAAACAATTTTGAATTGGAAATTGCCCACGCCGGCGATAATTACCGGGTTCTTCCTTTGAGCTCGGGAAATATCTTTTTGTTGTTCCAAGAAAATAAGGGAAGCGGTGCGAATATCCGCTCCGTTCTGCTAGATGACAGACTGCGGCTTAAGTGGGAGAAAGATACCCCTCTGGGGGCTAAAGGAGGGTTGATTGGGCTTACGGAAGATCTTGGTTTTGGTTATGCGCTTTTTCGAGGTACAGATAGCCAGTATATTTTGTTGAAAATCGACTTGGAAAAAGGAGAGGTTGAGAAGAGCATTTGCCCAAATGACCACGATATGGATATTTCCCACTTTGAGGTGGTAAATGGAAATGTATTGGCGGGTGGCGAGCTTGATGGAAAAGCTTTTGCTCTGAAATACCGCCCGGGGTCGGGTAAGTTGCCTACTATTTTGTTTCATAATTTGTATGAAAAATCAGAGTTGCGTAGCATCAACGTAGACCGTAAAGTTGGAGTAGTTAATTTTTTTCTCACTTCTCCCATGCGTTCTGCGGAACAGGTTTTTTACTTCAATACTTTTGATCTAAAAGGGAACTCTCTAGAGCGTTACAAACTAGATATGGGTACTGATTTCCGTTTGCTTACGTACCAAGTAGGAATTGTGGAGCAAGATGAATTTGTGGTAATTGGCAACTATGGAGTGAAGAAGGTGTACGAAGATAACTCACATGGAGTGTATAGTGCCCATATTGGTAAAAGGATGGTAAAGGCAACTCGGTACTATGATTTTGGTAGGCTAAAAAGTTATTTTAGTTTTTTGGAGGATAAGAAAAAAGAGAGGGTACTAAGGAAAATAGCTGTAAGCAGGAAAAAGAAAAAGCCTTTCAAGTCACCTTATGTTTTGGAAGCTAGGCCGCTTAGCTATGGTGAACAGCAATTTATATTTACGGCGAGTACCCACAAGTATTTCCCACATCCTGCTAGGGCTACTTATACTTATCTGAGTAGTTTTTCTTGTGGTTTTGATAAAAAAGGGAGGCTTGTGTGGGACAAAGCAATTCCTTATAAAGGCAGGGCAATGGTCACCCCTCAGCCTTTTGAGCTAACAGCTGCAGGCTTAGCAGAAGGGAGGGTGGCTGTTTTGCAAAAGCTAGATGGTGTAATGAGGTATAATTTCACCGCTAAAAAAGAATATGATCCGAAGATACAGATAGCTCTTTGGCCATCAGAGAAAAGGGACGATATTGATGAATATGTGATGGCAGAGGAATTAGTCCATCTTTTTGCAGGAAAGTTTTTGCGTTATGCTATTTGTGAAAAAGTAGACAGAAAAAATCCGGCAAAAAGCCGGATTGTATTTTCAGTCTCATCCATAGAAGCGGAAAACAATGGGTTTACCGCTGATAAAAAATTGTGAGCTATTTTAAATGCTCATTTCGGCATGTCCAGTTTCATGACAGAGGTTCTGGCATGCCGATTTTTCACCTTTCCCTATTAATCCTCATCCTCCTCAAAGTCTCCATAAGGATATATATCGTCTGACGGTGGTTTTATCTTCGGAACTTCGTCCTCGTATTTCTCCTCATCAGTTTCTTCTTCCTCGTCTAGCATATCTAGCCCATCTTTCTTAATTACCCAAGCAGAAATAAGAATACCTGCTTCGTAGAGCATGAAAATAGGGAAAGATACAAATATTTGCGTAATAGGATCTGGCGGGGTGATAATGGCACTTACTACCAATATAATTACCGCAGCATGTTTCCTGTACTGCTTCAAGAATTTAGGAGTAACCAGTCCCGCTTTTGACAAGAAAAATATCACGATAGGAAGCTGGAACATAACCCCGCAGGCCAAAACAATCATTACCAACGTCTGTACATATGAACTCAAATCAATCTCATTGAGAATGGATGGATCCACTTGGTAGTTAGAAAGGAAGTTGATGGCTAGCGGAGAAACGATAAAGTAGCCAAATAGGATACCCGTAGTAAAAAGAAGGGAGACGAA
It encodes:
- a CDS encoding VOC family protein, whose translation is MSKHHLIDYLEIPVTDIAASKTFYGSLFNWKFTDYGSEYTSFADGKTEGGFAKVETAKLGGALIIFYSENLKRSKKEVEDAGGKITQDIFSFPGGKRFHFTDPTGNELAIWATE
- a CDS encoding outer membrane beta-barrel protein, with amino-acid sequence MNKKILLVLAFLLGLASQVFPQKIEFSPYAGYMLAGKFNANRGEIDIKNGGNFGATLSFNLSNYTFEDNTHLELMYNHLNTYVLRREYGSGITKRLFDMNVDYYQIGVTHMVVPDGMFRPFGSISLGWSTFNPKESGVSSESRFSMVLGGGAKVFFTDHIGIRVQGRLLMPMYFSGGGLWCGTGGCSAGLAASSVVPQGDFTGGLIFAF
- a CDS encoding Gfo/Idh/MocA family oxidoreductase, with the translated sequence MDTPIKVVIVGCGNMGASHARAYQKMAEFDVVGLVSRSPKSRAALSGELGNPAGFNSLEEALEAAKPDAVSINTYPDTHAEYVKKSLRAGAHVFVEKPLAVTVKEAEEIVALAKELDKKIVVGYILRVHPAWEKFIEIAQGLGKPLVMRMNLNQQSSADTWCTHLNLMKSMSPIVDCGVHYVDVMCLMTGSKPVRVSGIGARLTEEVADDMYNYGQLQVTFEDGSVGWYEAGWGPMISETAYFVKDVIGPKGCVSIVDKSGEREGGSDDVDSHSKTNTLKVHYSELGEDRKFVKKDEFVDTTDEPDHQGLCDREQAYFLKAIKEDLDLTQHLDDAINSLRIVLAADESFKTGKTVEL
- a CDS encoding M14 family metallopeptidase; this encodes MKTLTAILLFFPAIIFAQSAPIHKQLEQTFDQFRETSIDKRRLKHYLVKSLLEKTAKQDAFSLTTLGKSIEGREINMLSIGSGSTTVLLWSQMHGDEPSATMALFDIFKFLQDDEVLKKEKKHLFKNLTIHFIPMLNPDGAELYQRRNALGIDINRDALRLQSPEGRILKAARDSLNADFGFNLHDQSRYYTVGETRMPATISVLAPAFNFEKDINEVRGNAMKVIVGMNNVWQKYIPGHVGRYSDEFEPRAFGDNIQKWGTSAILIESGGYPGDREKQLIRKMNYIGILSALFAISDESFAEEALDGYEQIPNNSRNLLDLKISNFTYELLGEKYVLDVGINYTEVDNEAHNDFYFRGVIADLGDLSTSYGYDEVNAENLEYKAGKVFEKTFETLEELEKEDIKKLLQKGYTYVRVKNIDPSTAFTHLPIHVIGSETEIKSALKQWQNPTFLLMDGQKVKFAVINGFIYDFDWEKNNIKNALILR
- the tatC gene encoding twin-arginine translocase subunit TatC → MPEEQEMSFLDHLEELRWHLMRAVASIAVFAIAAFLAKSFVFETLILGPSKTTFWTYRMMCKFSDYIGTDALCIDYLPFEVQNRTLTGQFTMHILASFVIGLVCAFPYAFWEMWRFVKPGLYETEQKVSRGATFFVSLLFTTGILFGYFIVSPLAINFLSNYQVDPSILNEIDLSSYVQTLVMIVLACGVMFQLPIVIFFLSKAGLVTPKFLKQYRKHAAVIILVVSAIITPPDPITQIFVSFPIFMLYEAGILISAWVIKKDGLDMLDEEEETDEEKYEDEVPKIKPPSDDIYPYGDFEEDED
- a CDS encoding FAD-dependent monooxygenase, producing the protein MEVTDFDVGIIGYGPVGMTAACLLAKQGHSVVVIEKRKELLQLPRAIHFDAETLRIWQKLGLHTALLKNTMPTEGLKIEDKHGRLLLQGVNKTDCGFPPNLMFYQPDLENLLDEKVKSFAEIELRKGCGYVSHWQGDEWVRLYVKSNNKEEQLKVKYLLGCDGANSSVRKEEGFGLKKLPYSGHSLKIDLFLKEEEKQRKADFPKAVVKTANPAGPKVFIPGFGRHLRWEFIISKKRLKQKSEGYFLENKTVFEKLSPFIAPTLIELKHVAIYHFRSAVAKKWWENRVMIAGDAAHQMPPFIGQGMCSGIRDVDNLIWKTSFLLKKQSFKDLLTSYQHERYPHVNKLIWLTILTGLLFSSPLAFVLFLLSEIPLVSGFLKKLLFPEEKLTAGLLGKHKLRGRLFPQVNGSDELLGDDFALISLGKISEDERRVLKTSFPLKFVVAPEGEIAAWMRRYEIEVVIVRPDRYIFDAGNRQELRQLFNRLTLLV